A stretch of Nitrospira sp. DNA encodes these proteins:
- a CDS encoding outer membrane beta-barrel protein: MMKPSMFLLATLVLGLLTATNARSEIYIGGQAGYSMPKELSGLRGVKDNEGSTASNLKLSESMAFGAKVGFFLPDWFKWLGAEIDLYGSQPSVKAQAISGTFPALAGVTSVSRSSLTMVHLNANVLVRYPGSTFQPYVGIGVGQNLGFLGASNFSVQDGSISTSLNLLAGLRVFVTETVALFGEFKQNQSKLSFIDNQFDAKYRANLAMFGVTFHFGR, from the coding sequence ATGATGAAGCCAAGCATGTTCTTGTTGGCCACTCTTGTGCTTGGATTGCTGACCGCAACGAACGCACGTTCGGAGATTTATATCGGTGGGCAAGCGGGTTATTCCATGCCGAAGGAACTGAGCGGCCTTCGGGGTGTGAAGGACAATGAAGGCAGTACGGCCAGTAACCTCAAGCTATCCGAGAGTATGGCGTTCGGGGCGAAGGTGGGGTTCTTTCTCCCGGATTGGTTCAAGTGGCTTGGCGCGGAAATCGATCTCTACGGGTCGCAGCCGTCCGTCAAGGCGCAGGCGATTAGCGGGACCTTCCCGGCGCTGGCCGGAGTCACGTCGGTCTCTCGCTCCTCCCTCACGATGGTGCATCTGAACGCCAATGTGTTGGTGCGGTATCCCGGTTCTACGTTTCAGCCCTATGTCGGGATCGGCGTCGGCCAGAACCTGGGCTTTCTGGGGGCGTCCAACTTCTCAGTGCAGGATGGTTCGATTTCCACCAGTCTCAATCTGCTCGCGGGCCTGCGCGTGTTCGTGACGGAGACGGTGGCGCTCTTTGGGGAGTTTAAACAGAACCAGTCGAAACTCAGCTTTATCGACAATCAATTCGATGCCAAATACCGGGCCAATTTGGCCATGTTCGGCGTGACGTTTCATTTCGGGCGGTAG
- a CDS encoding beta-propeller fold lactonase family protein, which yields MKLAMAKAVLAIGAVVLLAACSSGGDGGGSSGAIVPTTSTVPRFAYVTNYGDDTVSMYAVNAASGQLRSLGYVTAGTNPTSVTVDPSEKFAYVANSGSNTISAYTINSTTGALSSVVGSPFITGTGTHPFSVTVDPSGRFAYLTSGGSGMPTAPVSATVSAYTINTTTGALTPVAGSPYRVGGTLLGSVTVDPSGQFAYVANWDLATVSAYTINRTTGALTAVASSPFTTGAQPRSITVDLSGRFAYVANSGSDTISLYTINRATGELSAFATGASVAVRQGPVSLAMVHGTAPVVFAAKFAYAVTPITSNTVSAYTINSTTGTVVAVAGGPFATGTNPRSVTVDRSGRFAYVANRDSNTVSAYTINGTSGLLLPVVGGPFAAGVNPRSVTVDPSERFVYVANSGSGTVTAYTINRTTGALTTVAGSPFAAEGRPISVTVDPTGRFAYVANGGGVATPEGVLAYAIDKTTGALTPVVGSPFATGNGTSPNSVAVDPSGRFVYVATFDTVSAYTIDSRTGGLTAIPGSPFTTGGLSPSTITVDPTGRFAYVANSRGGSVSTFTINGTTGALTASSPFANGVADSVAVDPNGQFAYVAGTGLSTVSTYAVNSTTGALSAAGTFVDLPPVSGVGSIVVSGVLQ from the coding sequence ATGAAATTAGCAATGGCGAAAGCGGTGCTGGCTATTGGGGCGGTGGTGTTGCTGGCTGCGTGCAGCAGTGGAGGGGATGGAGGCGGTAGCAGCGGGGCGATTGTGCCGACAACCTCAACTGTGCCGCGGTTTGCCTATGTGACCAACTATGGTGACGATACGGTCTCTATGTATGCCGTCAACGCGGCCAGCGGCCAGCTGAGATCGCTGGGATACGTGACCGCGGGAACGAATCCCACCTCCGTCACGGTAGACCCGAGTGAGAAATTTGCCTATGTTGCGAATAGCGGTTCCAACACCATCTCAGCCTATACGATCAACAGCACGACGGGGGCGCTGAGTTCTGTGGTTGGCAGTCCGTTTATCACGGGCACTGGGACACATCCTTTCTCCGTCACAGTAGATCCGAGTGGGAGATTTGCCTATTTGACCAGCGGTGGCTCAGGCATGCCTACGGCCCCTGTCTCCGCCACCGTCTCGGCATATACGATCAATACCACGACAGGAGCACTGACCCCAGTGGCCGGCAGCCCTTATAGGGTGGGTGGAACATTGCTCGGTTCCGTCACAGTGGACCCGAGTGGACAGTTTGCTTACGTGGCGAACTGGGACTTGGCCACCGTCTCGGCCTATACAATCAACCGCACGACGGGGGCGCTGACAGCAGTGGCTAGCAGCCCGTTTACCACGGGGGCACAACCTCGCTCTATTACAGTGGATCTGAGCGGGCGGTTTGCATATGTGGCTAACAGTGGCTCCGATACCATCTCGCTTTATACGATCAACAGGGCGACAGGGGAGCTTAGTGCGTTCGCAACTGGTGCCAGCGTCGCGGTCCGACAAGGGCCCGTGTCGCTAGCCATGGTTCATGGCACAGCGCCTGTGGTCTTCGCAGCGAAGTTTGCCTACGCGGTCACTCCCATCACATCCAATACCGTCTCGGCCTATACGATCAATAGCACCACGGGGACAGTAGTCGCTGTGGCCGGCGGTCCGTTTGCCACGGGGACAAATCCACGCTCTGTTACGGTGGACCGGAGCGGGCGGTTTGCCTATGTGGCGAACAGAGACTCCAATACGGTCTCCGCCTATACGATTAATGGCACGTCAGGGTTGCTGCTCCCCGTGGTGGGTGGTCCGTTTGCCGCGGGAGTAAATCCACGCTCCGTCACAGTGGATCCGAGCGAGCGTTTTGTTTATGTGGCCAATAGTGGCTCCGGAACCGTCACAGCTTACACGATCAATCGCACCACAGGGGCGCTGACTACGGTGGCTGGAAGCCCATTTGCTGCTGAGGGAAGACCTATCTCCGTCACGGTAGATCCGACCGGGCGGTTTGCCTATGTGGCCAACGGCGGTGGCGTTGCTACTCCTGAAGGCGTCTTGGCTTATGCAATCGACAAGACAACAGGCGCATTGACGCCAGTGGTGGGCAGTCCGTTTGCCACAGGCAATGGGACGTCTCCTAACTCTGTGGCGGTGGACCCTAGCGGGCGGTTTGTCTACGTAGCAACCTTCGACACCGTTTCAGCTTATACGATCGACAGTAGGACGGGGGGGCTGACGGCTATACCTGGTAGTCCATTTACAACTGGGGGACTAAGTCCTTCAACGATTACGGTGGATCCGACCGGGCGGTTTGCCTACGTGGCCAACTCGCGCGGAGGCTCTGTCTCGACCTTTACGATCAACGGCACGACGGGGGCTCTTACTGCGAGCAGTCCATTTGCCAATGGGGTGGCTGACTCCGTCGCCGTGGACCCCAATGGACAGTTTGCCTATGTGGCAGGCACTGGCCTCAGCACAGTCTCGACCTATGCGGTCAATAGCACGACGGGGGCGTTGTCCGCAGCCGGTACCTTTGTCGACCTTCCTCCTGTCAGCGGTGTCGGGAGTATTGTGGTCAGCGGGGTGCTGCAGTAG
- a CDS encoding cadherin-like beta sandwich domain-containing protein: MDASIKTIQSCASLLLRLCFVALVVSCTNATPTLSPLNIGPSNQAELSSLTLSSGTLNPGFASGTTDYTSMFIGTSSVVVTPTAAESHATITVNGTAVVSGQASPAITLPFGNSTITIIVRAQDGKTTKTYNLSAHQLTRESYIKASNTGADDQFGYSIALSGDTLVVGAPKESSAVVGTGDGDQLDNSLPQSGAVYVFARTNGVWRQQAYLKASNTGAGDLFGWSVVLSGDTLAVGAIGESSAATGINGNQADNGAFYSGAVYVFTRVNSEWSQQAYLKASNTGASDFFGYSVALSGETLAIGAIKESSNATGVNGNQSDNTALESGAVYVFTRAGGVWSQQAYVKASNPGLSDQFGYSVALSGDMLAVGAIHERSAAMGINGDQTDNSASASGAVYVFTRTGAIWAQEAYLKASNTNVGDQFGYSVGLSGDTLAVGASEEDSAAVGVNGNQADNGAPASGAVYVFTKAGGVWSQQAYLKASNTEAGDQFGSRVALDGDMLAVSAAFEDGLGYGVNPGSAAEGSNSASSSGAVYVFMRSNGLWSQQAYVKASNTTANYQFGSSVALSGDTLAVGSTGESASHTGVIDFNPDDLSAPNSGAVYVWR; this comes from the coding sequence ATGGACGCTTCGATAAAGACGATTCAATCATGTGCCTCGTTGCTGTTGCGCTTGTGTTTCGTGGCGCTTGTTGTTAGTTGCACGAATGCCACGCCGACACTTTCCCCGCTCAATATCGGTCCTAGTAACCAGGCTGAGTTAAGTAGTCTCACGCTGTCGAGCGGGACGCTTAATCCTGGCTTTGCCAGTGGGACTACCGACTACACCTCGATGTTTATTGGAACGTCGAGTGTCGTCGTGACGCCGACGGCGGCTGAGAGCCACGCCACCATTACGGTGAACGGGACAGCTGTCGTGAGCGGACAAGCCTCGCCGGCGATCACGCTTCCATTTGGGAACTCGACGATCACGATTATCGTGCGCGCGCAGGATGGGAAGACGACGAAGACGTACAACCTTTCCGCGCACCAGCTCACGCGCGAGAGCTATATCAAAGCCTCGAATACCGGGGCCGATGATCAATTTGGATATAGCATTGCGCTCTCGGGCGACACCCTGGTGGTGGGCGCGCCAAAGGAATCGAGCGCCGTGGTGGGGACGGGCGATGGCGATCAGTTGGATAATAGCTTACCCCAAAGCGGTGCGGTGTATGTGTTTGCCAGAACAAATGGGGTGTGGCGGCAGCAGGCGTATCTCAAGGCGTCGAACACTGGTGCCGGAGATTTGTTCGGCTGGAGTGTGGTCTTGTCCGGCGACACTTTGGCCGTGGGCGCAATCGGGGAGTCCAGCGCTGCGACAGGGATCAATGGCAACCAGGCAGACAACGGCGCCTTCTATAGCGGGGCCGTCTATGTGTTTACGCGCGTGAACAGCGAGTGGAGTCAGCAAGCCTATCTGAAGGCGTCGAATACCGGGGCGAGCGATTTCTTTGGCTACAGCGTGGCGCTGTCGGGTGAGACCTTAGCCATTGGTGCAATAAAGGAAAGCAGCAATGCGACCGGGGTCAATGGAAACCAGAGCGATAATACAGCGCTTGAGAGTGGCGCGGTCTACGTGTTTACGCGAGCGGGCGGGGTGTGGAGTCAGCAGGCCTATGTAAAAGCTTCCAATCCTGGACTGAGCGACCAGTTTGGCTACAGCGTGGCGTTGTCCGGTGACATGCTGGCGGTTGGCGCCATTCATGAGCGAAGTGCTGCGATGGGTATCAATGGCGATCAGACGGACAACAGTGCCTCCGCCAGCGGGGCGGTCTATGTCTTTACACGCACGGGCGCGATTTGGGCGCAGGAAGCCTATCTCAAAGCCTCGAATACCAATGTCGGGGATCAATTTGGCTACAGCGTGGGCCTCTCCGGCGACACGTTAGCTGTTGGAGCCTCTGAGGAAGACAGCGCGGCTGTTGGTGTAAATGGGAATCAAGCTGACAACGGAGCTCCTGCCAGCGGCGCAGTCTATGTGTTTACGAAGGCCGGTGGTGTGTGGAGCCAGCAAGCCTATTTGAAGGCGTCCAACACGGAAGCCGGCGATCAATTTGGGTCTAGAGTGGCGCTCGATGGCGATATGCTGGCCGTGAGTGCGGCATTTGAAGACGGTTTGGGTTATGGCGTCAATCCTGGGTCCGCTGCGGAGGGGAGTAACAGCGCCTCGAGTAGCGGCGCGGTGTACGTATTCATGCGGTCGAATGGGCTGTGGAGCCAGCAGGCGTATGTGAAGGCGAGTAACACAACGGCGAACTACCAGTTTGGCTCGAGCGTGGCGCTGTCTGGTGACACTTTGGCGGTGGGATCAACCGGCGAAAGCGCGAGTCACACCGGCGTGATCGATTTCAATCCGGATGATCTCAGCGCTCCGAACAGCGGCGCGGTGTATGTGTGGCGGTAG
- a CDS encoding cell envelope integrity protein TolA, with translation MKMNRWQSVVVVVCCVVISGCTTSRWVTDSRKEVISEKTASTVVPLLSITQYPEDKPEVIVKLSKRLVGTLEVQEQQHEVIHTIWGTSLGNVLSGWLLLPFSPIALINYTIYGAPGEGVMAVVNSFLAATGFNAPPGSYFHVKDRYGESRIDKTFGGAGMQEIPWVDGSLTITTGNHEPLRVFQNAQGLVAIDLKRLPIDLVHPNNDLHLTITAKDGGSEVEAQVNVTVATMLAWPAKEAEFARREQERQVELARQERERKAQEEREAIAKREREAQQKREAVARREQERREKEAERERRAEERAESDANMALMMQGIGLLGQIAAAQQQNSMASRPSVPTPRTVPPPSAALQSLSQMAGALANTPDMGGGSSPSQESGGNSSGSNAASQYRHNPANDASRCLVVKKGTGLFSFDFQNNCGFPVEILSCTNSQEKPNHCQREGYTQRTGKVASGTRTPLSVWGGGKPTSWEYGACKYGTMRYTSDMNLRREYACVD, from the coding sequence ATGAAGATGAACCGATGGCAATCTGTGGTGGTGGTTGTTTGTTGTGTCGTGATTTCAGGCTGTACGACCTCACGCTGGGTGACGGATTCACGTAAAGAGGTTATCTCCGAGAAAACTGCATCGACGGTTGTGCCCCTCTTATCCATTACACAGTACCCGGAGGATAAGCCTGAAGTGATCGTAAAGCTGAGTAAGCGCTTAGTGGGTACGCTTGAAGTGCAGGAACAACAGCATGAGGTAATCCACACGATATGGGGTACCTCGCTAGGGAATGTCCTTTCGGGATGGCTTCTCCTTCCATTCTCTCCAATTGCTCTCATCAACTACACGATCTATGGTGCGCCTGGGGAAGGGGTAATGGCAGTCGTGAATTCGTTTCTTGCAGCCACCGGATTCAATGCGCCGCCGGGTTCATACTTCCATGTGAAGGATCGATACGGTGAATCACGGATCGACAAGACTTTCGGGGGTGCGGGGATGCAGGAAATTCCTTGGGTGGATGGATCGCTAACTATCACTACGGGGAACCATGAGCCTCTGCGTGTGTTTCAAAATGCACAAGGCCTTGTAGCGATAGATCTGAAGCGGCTTCCAATCGATCTCGTCCATCCCAATAATGACCTTCATCTCACTATCACTGCAAAGGACGGAGGAAGCGAGGTGGAAGCGCAGGTGAATGTGACGGTTGCCACTATGCTAGCGTGGCCAGCAAAAGAGGCTGAATTTGCGCGGCGAGAGCAAGAGCGGCAGGTGGAGCTTGCTCGGCAGGAACGAGAGCGGAAGGCACAAGAAGAGCGAGAGGCCATTGCCAAGCGCGAACGTGAAGCGCAGCAAAAAAGGGAGGCTGTGGCCCGGCGAGAACAAGAACGGCGGGAGAAAGAGGCAGAACGAGAGCGGCGAGCAGAAGAACGAGCGGAGTCCGATGCCAATATGGCGCTCATGATGCAAGGCATCGGCCTGCTCGGACAGATTGCGGCGGCTCAGCAGCAGAATTCAATGGCAAGCCGGCCGTCGGTCCCCACCCCGAGGACTGTTCCACCTCCGTCAGCTGCGCTGCAGTCCCTGTCGCAAATGGCCGGAGCCTTGGCGAACACTCCTGACATGGGCGGGGGTAGTTCACCGAGTCAAGAGAGTGGTGGAAATTCTTCGGGCAGCAATGCGGCGTCGCAGTACCGACACAATCCTGCCAATGACGCTTCCCGGTGCCTTGTAGTTAAGAAAGGTACAGGCCTTTTTTCATTCGACTTTCAGAATAACTGTGGGTTTCCTGTGGAAATTTTATCCTGCACAAATTCTCAGGAGAAGCCCAATCATTGTCAGCGAGAGGGGTACACACAAAGGACGGGCAAAGTGGCCTCAGGTACTAGGACTCCCCTGAGCGTTTGGGGGGGAGGCAAGCCCACATCGTGGGAATATGGTGCGTGCAAATATGGAACTATGAGATACACCTCTGATATGAACCTGAGAAGGGAGTACGCGTGCGTGGATTGA